The Epinephelus lanceolatus isolate andai-2023 chromosome 21, ASM4190304v1, whole genome shotgun sequence genome has a segment encoding these proteins:
- the gprc5c gene encoding G-protein coupled receptor family C group 5 member C isoform X3: MAANDTPQGCGPNVDSLYYNLCDLYAVWGIVLEAFAAAGVIFSFVLFLSLLASIPFTQDKNRKSSVALNAWFLVCTTGLFCLTFAFIVGKDFSTCASRRFLFGVLFGGCFACLLMQCVRLNILARRNSGPRAWMLCLGALGLWLVEVVINTEWLIITVVRHPQGPLNATAEASRATATPCNIANEDFVMALIYVMTLILAVVVASLAIMAGKHNQWKKDGAFILITSLFSVCIWVAWIVMYVYGNERSGGPTWDDPTLAIALVANAWVFLILYTIPDICSLSGDDESQQSFGEIVYPNRDVGYETILKEQSSQNMFMENKAFSMDEPNQASKPVSPYSGYTGQLRGSVYQPTELALISKAVGNGNGLHRTSQW, encoded by the exons ATGGCTGCCAACGACACCCCTCAGGGCTGCGGCCCTAACGTGGACTCCCTCTACTACAACCTGTGTGACCTTTATGCCGTGTGGGGCATCGTGCTGGAAGCCTTTGCAGCAGCTGGCGTCATCTTCTCCTTTGTGCTTTTCCTCTCACTGCTGGCGAGTATTCCCTTCACACAAGACAAGAATCGCAAGAGCTCTGTGGCTCTCAACGCCTGGTTCCTGGTTTGCACCACCGGTCTCTTCTGCCTCACCTTTGCCTTCATCGTGGGGAAGGACTTCTCCACCTGTGCCTCACGGAGGTTCCTCTTCGGGGTGCTGTTTGGCGGCTGCTTCGCCTGCCTCCTGATGCAGTGTGTGAGGTTGAATATCCTTGCCAGGCGGAACAGCGGGCCCCGGGCTTGGATGTTATGTCTGGGGGCGTTGGGGCTGTGGCTGGTGGAGGTGGTCATCAACACTGAGTGGCTGATCATCACAGTGGTGCGTCACCCACAGGGGCCGCTCAACGCCACAGCCGAAGCCAGCAGAGCCACGGCTACGCCTTGCAACATCGCCAACGAGGACTTCGTCATGGCGCTGATCTACGTGATGACCCTGATCCTGGCTGTGGTGGTGGCGAGTCTGGCCATCATGGCGGGCAAACACAATCAGTGGAAGAAGGATGGCGCCTTCATCCTTATCACCAGCCTGTTCTCTGTGTGTATCTGGGTGGCGTGGATCGTCATGTACGTCTACGGGAATGAGAGGAGTGGGGGACCCACATGGGACGACCCCACCTTGGCCATCGCCCTGGTGGCGAATGCGTGGGTGTTCCTCATCCTCTACACCATCCCTGACATCTGCAGTTTGAGCGGCGATGATGAAAGCCAGCAAAGCTTTGGGGAGATCGTGTACCCAAACCGAGACGTCGGCTACGAGACGATCCTGAAGGAGCAGAGCTCCCAGAACATGTTCATGGAGAATAAGGCTTTCTCTATGGACGAACCAAACCAAG CGTCCAAGCCTGTGTCTCCATACAGCGGCTACACGGGTCAGCTGCGTGGGTCGGTCTACCAGCCCACTGAGCTGGCTCTCATCAGCAAAGCAGTGGGAAAT gGGAATGGTCTGCATAGGACGTCCCAGTGGTGA
- the gprc5c gene encoding G-protein coupled receptor family C group 5 member C isoform X1 has product MAANDTPQGCGPNVDSLYYNLCDLYAVWGIVLEAFAAAGVIFSFVLFLSLLASIPFTQDKNRKSSVALNAWFLVCTTGLFCLTFAFIVGKDFSTCASRRFLFGVLFGGCFACLLMQCVRLNILARRNSGPRAWMLCLGALGLWLVEVVINTEWLIITVVRHPQGPLNATAEASRATATPCNIANEDFVMALIYVMTLILAVVVASLAIMAGKHNQWKKDGAFILITSLFSVCIWVAWIVMYVYGNERSGGPTWDDPTLAIALVANAWVFLILYTIPDICSLSGDDESQQSFGEIVYPNRDVGYETILKEQSSQNMFMENKAFSMDEPNQASKPVSPYSGYTGQLRGSVYQPTELALISKAVGNQPPDVSYDIIIPRASANSAGNSGSSTPSTHTETGSTAYAQTNGNSGNGLHRTSQW; this is encoded by the exons ATGGCTGCCAACGACACCCCTCAGGGCTGCGGCCCTAACGTGGACTCCCTCTACTACAACCTGTGTGACCTTTATGCCGTGTGGGGCATCGTGCTGGAAGCCTTTGCAGCAGCTGGCGTCATCTTCTCCTTTGTGCTTTTCCTCTCACTGCTGGCGAGTATTCCCTTCACACAAGACAAGAATCGCAAGAGCTCTGTGGCTCTCAACGCCTGGTTCCTGGTTTGCACCACCGGTCTCTTCTGCCTCACCTTTGCCTTCATCGTGGGGAAGGACTTCTCCACCTGTGCCTCACGGAGGTTCCTCTTCGGGGTGCTGTTTGGCGGCTGCTTCGCCTGCCTCCTGATGCAGTGTGTGAGGTTGAATATCCTTGCCAGGCGGAACAGCGGGCCCCGGGCTTGGATGTTATGTCTGGGGGCGTTGGGGCTGTGGCTGGTGGAGGTGGTCATCAACACTGAGTGGCTGATCATCACAGTGGTGCGTCACCCACAGGGGCCGCTCAACGCCACAGCCGAAGCCAGCAGAGCCACGGCTACGCCTTGCAACATCGCCAACGAGGACTTCGTCATGGCGCTGATCTACGTGATGACCCTGATCCTGGCTGTGGTGGTGGCGAGTCTGGCCATCATGGCGGGCAAACACAATCAGTGGAAGAAGGATGGCGCCTTCATCCTTATCACCAGCCTGTTCTCTGTGTGTATCTGGGTGGCGTGGATCGTCATGTACGTCTACGGGAATGAGAGGAGTGGGGGACCCACATGGGACGACCCCACCTTGGCCATCGCCCTGGTGGCGAATGCGTGGGTGTTCCTCATCCTCTACACCATCCCTGACATCTGCAGTTTGAGCGGCGATGATGAAAGCCAGCAAAGCTTTGGGGAGATCGTGTACCCAAACCGAGACGTCGGCTACGAGACGATCCTGAAGGAGCAGAGCTCCCAGAACATGTTCATGGAGAATAAGGCTTTCTCTATGGACGAACCAAACCAAG CGTCCAAGCCTGTGTCTCCATACAGCGGCTACACGGGTCAGCTGCGTGGGTCGGTCTACCAGCCCACTGAGCTGGCTCTCATCAGCAAAGCAGTGGGAAAT CAGCCGCCGGACGTGTCCTATGACATCATCATTCCCCGAGCCTCCGCCAACTCTGCAGGCAACAGCGGGAGCAGCACCCCCTCGACACACACCGAGACCGGCAGCACTGCGTACGCACAGACAAACGGAAATAGC gGGAATGGTCTGCATAGGACGTCCCAGTGGTGA
- the gprc5c gene encoding G-protein coupled receptor family C group 5 member C isoform X2: MAANDTPQGCGPNVDSLYYNLCDLYAVWGIVLEAFAAAGVIFSFVLFLSLLASIPFTQDKNRKSSVALNAWFLVCTTGLFCLTFAFIVGKDFSTCASRRFLFGVLFGGCFACLLMQCVRLNILARRNSGPRAWMLCLGALGLWLVEVVINTEWLIITVVRHPQGPLNATAEASRATATPCNIANEDFVMALIYVMTLILAVVVASLAIMAGKHNQWKKDGAFILITSLFSVCIWVAWIVMYVYGNERSGGPTWDDPTLAIALVANAWVFLILYTIPDICSLSGDDESQQSFGEIVYPNRDVGYETILKEQSSQNMFMENKAFSMDEPNQASKPVSPYSGYTGQLRGSVYQPTELALISKAVGNPPDVSYDIIIPRASANSAGNSGSSTPSTHTETGSTAYAQTNGNSGNGLHRTSQW, translated from the exons ATGGCTGCCAACGACACCCCTCAGGGCTGCGGCCCTAACGTGGACTCCCTCTACTACAACCTGTGTGACCTTTATGCCGTGTGGGGCATCGTGCTGGAAGCCTTTGCAGCAGCTGGCGTCATCTTCTCCTTTGTGCTTTTCCTCTCACTGCTGGCGAGTATTCCCTTCACACAAGACAAGAATCGCAAGAGCTCTGTGGCTCTCAACGCCTGGTTCCTGGTTTGCACCACCGGTCTCTTCTGCCTCACCTTTGCCTTCATCGTGGGGAAGGACTTCTCCACCTGTGCCTCACGGAGGTTCCTCTTCGGGGTGCTGTTTGGCGGCTGCTTCGCCTGCCTCCTGATGCAGTGTGTGAGGTTGAATATCCTTGCCAGGCGGAACAGCGGGCCCCGGGCTTGGATGTTATGTCTGGGGGCGTTGGGGCTGTGGCTGGTGGAGGTGGTCATCAACACTGAGTGGCTGATCATCACAGTGGTGCGTCACCCACAGGGGCCGCTCAACGCCACAGCCGAAGCCAGCAGAGCCACGGCTACGCCTTGCAACATCGCCAACGAGGACTTCGTCATGGCGCTGATCTACGTGATGACCCTGATCCTGGCTGTGGTGGTGGCGAGTCTGGCCATCATGGCGGGCAAACACAATCAGTGGAAGAAGGATGGCGCCTTCATCCTTATCACCAGCCTGTTCTCTGTGTGTATCTGGGTGGCGTGGATCGTCATGTACGTCTACGGGAATGAGAGGAGTGGGGGACCCACATGGGACGACCCCACCTTGGCCATCGCCCTGGTGGCGAATGCGTGGGTGTTCCTCATCCTCTACACCATCCCTGACATCTGCAGTTTGAGCGGCGATGATGAAAGCCAGCAAAGCTTTGGGGAGATCGTGTACCCAAACCGAGACGTCGGCTACGAGACGATCCTGAAGGAGCAGAGCTCCCAGAACATGTTCATGGAGAATAAGGCTTTCTCTATGGACGAACCAAACCAAG CGTCCAAGCCTGTGTCTCCATACAGCGGCTACACGGGTCAGCTGCGTGGGTCGGTCTACCAGCCCACTGAGCTGGCTCTCATCAGCAAAGCAGTGGGAAAT CCGCCGGACGTGTCCTATGACATCATCATTCCCCGAGCCTCCGCCAACTCTGCAGGCAACAGCGGGAGCAGCACCCCCTCGACACACACCGAGACCGGCAGCACTGCGTACGCACAGACAAACGGAAATAGC gGGAATGGTCTGCATAGGACGTCCCAGTGGTGA